GTTGGACGCAATGCCTTTGTATTCTCCCTGTCCACTCCATGCCGGGGCACGTACAACACTGACCGTAATACTCGCTTGATCGGGCTGAACACGTGGTGAACTGGAGATGGAATAATATCTGGCTTTTAATGAAGGCAGTAATTCAAGGAAACGCTCAAACGGCAGTTCACATGCCTCATATTTCACCAGATAATCCAGCATGGAGATCCGTTTATTCCGCACTTCATCCATATACACAGATTCATCAAGCAGTGCTTCAAGCTCCTTTTTATGCGGTGGACAAACCGTATATGCTGCCATCTCTCTAAGCTGTGCACGAGTTGCTGCTTCTTGAAGCTCAACGCTATGACTGAGCAGATCATACAGGTTCACCGGTTGATGCAGCGGTAGATGCGCGGCACTGCGACCAGATGCATCCAGAACCAGATGCTCCGTTCCGGTGAATCCATAACGACGCAATACACGTTCCACCAGCTCCGGTGGATTCTGCGGCAGAATACCCAGATGATCCCCTTCCTTGTAGGTTATGCCTTCAGGCAATTTGATCTCCAGGTGACGTGTACTGCGTTCACTGCCTGCGTCGTGAAGCTCTCTGTTCTCCAGTACTTCCGCTACATGGGCATCATACGTATCCGCAAGCGGTGTTACGGCGAGCCCACTGACAAACTGTACAGATAGTGAACTGCGTTCGCTATTGGAGCTTGTGTTTAGTTTCAGTCCCATCGTTCGTGCGAGATCCGGCCATAATTGCTCCGTCCAATCCCCCACCTGTTTCTCAAAATCACCGCTGGCATCGGACTCACCCAGCGGTGATAACCGCTCTGCTCCTCTGGAAGATAACTGTTCATCAATTAAACGCGGAATACGCTGATAGGTGCTGGCCCAGTTGTGGTCACCGCATCCAAGAACGGCGAAACGCACCCCTTTGAATTCATTGGCATCCGCATGTTCAATCCACTCGACAAACATTTTGGCATTACTTGGCGGCTGACCGTTATAGGATGCACTGACAATAATGACGGCACCCTCCTTTGGCAGTTTGCCAACACGATCATCCAACGCAGCGACCTCACTCCGGAACCCCTGATATCTGGCGGTATCCGCAATTTCGCGTGCAATGCCTTCAGCGGTGCCCAGATTGGAACCGTACAGAACAAGCATCGGTGTGTGGTGGGCATTCGCTGCATCCGGCTCCGTTCTTTTGGCAACCGGCTTTGGTTCTTCGACCGCTACACCCGGAACGGCCATGACTGGCTGCCCGCCACGCGCACGTACACGAATTGTGAAGTTATCCGGTTTGAGCGTCAGCGTTTCTTTCACCTTTAACTGATAATCAGAATGATCTATGAAGTCAAAATGCTTCAACACCATGCCCAGTACCAGAGTTGCTTCCTGAAGTGCAAATTGCTGACCAATACATGCCCGTTGACCATTACCGAACGGCTTGTAGGCATCATGCGGCACTTTGCTCGGATCTTCGAACCGTTCCGGGCGGAATTCCTCTACGTCATCTCCCCAGGCTTCGCGGTCGCGATGCAGCTTGGGAATAAGTACACTGACGCTGTCTCCTTTTTGCAAAGGATATTGACCCGCAAGTACCGTGTCCTCTTTTGCATACAGAGAAAATGCCGGGGCCGTTGGCCATAACCGCAATGCTTCGTTCAAAACCATGCGGACGTACTTCAGATTGCGAACCTGATTGTACGTGGGAACCGGATCTTTCAGAATCTGATCCACCTCAGCTTGGGCTTTAGCCAGCGTATCCGGATTCTTCATCAGATAATAAACGGCGAAGGATAACAGTCCACTTGTGGTCTCATGTCCAGCAATCAGGAATGTAATAATCTGATAACGGATGTTCTCATCATCCAGTGTTTCTCCTGTCTCCGG
The nucleotide sequence above comes from Paenibacillus sp. W2I17. Encoded proteins:
- a CDS encoding bifunctional cytochrome P450/NADPH--P450 reductase; the protein is MPPISVPQPKTFGPLGNLPQLNFEEPVQSLVKLAEEYGPIFRMEYPGRSELYISGHKLVAEVTDESKFDKRVWAPLAKVRAFAGDGLFTSWTEEPNWKKAHNVLLPSFSQRAMQGYHNKMIDLAVQLVQKWSRLNPDETVNVPDDMTRLTLDTIGLCGFNYRFNSFYREEPHPFITSMVRALDESMSSLQRLRLQDKLMITKKKQFEQDIRSMFSLVDHIIAERKEKPQEGADDLLSHMLSGKDPETGETLDDENIRYQIITFLIAGHETTSGLLSFAVYYLMKNPDTLAKAQAEVDQILKDPVPTYNQVRNLKYVRMVLNEALRLWPTAPAFSLYAKEDTVLAGQYPLQKGDSVSVLIPKLHRDREAWGDDVEEFRPERFEDPSKVPHDAYKPFGNGQRACIGQQFALQEATLVLGMVLKHFDFIDHSDYQLKVKETLTLKPDNFTIRVRARGGQPVMAVPGVAVEEPKPVAKRTEPDAANAHHTPMLVLYGSNLGTAEGIAREIADTARYQGFRSEVAALDDRVGKLPKEGAVIIVSASYNGQPPSNAKMFVEWIEHADANEFKGVRFAVLGCGDHNWASTYQRIPRLIDEQLSSRGAERLSPLGESDASGDFEKQVGDWTEQLWPDLARTMGLKLNTSSNSERSSLSVQFVSGLAVTPLADTYDAHVAEVLENRELHDAGSERSTRHLEIKLPEGITYKEGDHLGILPQNPPELVERVLRRYGFTGTEHLVLDASGRSAAHLPLHQPVNLYDLLSHSVELQEAATRAQLREMAAYTVCPPHKKELEALLDESVYMDEVRNKRISMLDYLVKYEACELPFERFLELLPSLKARYYSISSSPRVQPDQASITVSVVRAPAWSGQGEYKGIASNYLANLKSGDEIVMFTRTPESGFQLPEDAQVPVIMVGPGTGVAPFRGFLQARHVLKGQGQEVGEAHLYFGCRNPEHDYLYKNELEAAQQEGLVKLHTAFSRVDGEEKCYVQHLMRDDARHLIPLFEEGAHLYICGDGSKMAPDVEATLQQAYADIHGKSVKEAEDWLNQLQQEGRYAKDVWTGI